In a single window of the Ruminococcus albus 7 = DSM 20455 genome:
- a CDS encoding TetR/AcrR family transcriptional regulator, protein MGKLDINKKAKEDSLLATAYKLFTTNGVSKTSVSDIAKSAGVAKGTFYLYFKDKYDLKNRLVAHQSSKLFSNAISALEAESKEMSFNEKIIFVIDNILDQLEGNHAMVAFIAKNLSWGVFKHAVTSPSKGDNMDLRAIYDAILADAPDSITEPEIMLFMIVELVSSTCHSAILYGEPVSLEKLKPYVYRSVNDIINRHISADN, encoded by the coding sequence ATGGGAAAGCTGGATATCAATAAAAAGGCCAAGGAGGATTCTCTGCTTGCCACTGCATATAAGCTGTTCACAACAAACGGTGTCAGCAAGACCTCGGTATCCGATATAGCCAAGAGTGCTGGGGTGGCAAAGGGTACTTTCTACCTTTATTTTAAAGATAAGTACGATCTTAAAAACAGACTGGTGGCACATCAGTCTTCAAAGTTGTTCAGTAATGCGATCTCAGCACTGGAGGCTGAAAGCAAAGAAATGTCTTTCAATGAAAAGATCATTTTCGTTATAGACAATATTCTCGACCAGTTGGAGGGCAATCATGCCATGGTGGCATTCATCGCTAAAAACCTGAGCTGGGGAGTGTTCAAACACGCTGTCACTTCACCTTCAAAGGGCGATAATATGGATCTGCGTGCAATATACGATGCTATACTTGCTGATGCACCTGACAGCATAACAGAACCTGAGATCATGCTTTTCATGATAGTTGAACTGGTAAGCTCTACCTGTCATTCTGCTATACTTTACGGTGAACCAGTCAGCCTTGAAAAGCTTAAACCCTATGTTTACCGCAGTGTCAACGATATCATCAACAGGCATATCTCGGCAGATAACTGA
- a CDS encoding class I SAM-dependent methyltransferase, translating to MLDKNNIEKQFNMVAEEYDMNRRRFIPCYDDFYINTTALIAANIDAPERIIDLGTGTGLLSEHWYRHFSGAEYILTDIAEDMLEVAKCRFSGLEGFSYKVADYLKGLPDVSADTVISTLSIHHLEDDEKQVLFGNIYNALPDGGLFVNYDQFCAVDDRLSRWYDRFWEGQLYNSGLTDKDIALWQARRKLDRECSVEQEINMLRKSGFSMVECVYSYHKFAVIAALK from the coding sequence ATGCTTGATAAGAATAATATTGAAAAACAGTTCAATATGGTAGCAGAGGAGTATGATATGAACCGCAGAAGATTCATACCCTGCTACGATGATTTCTATATAAACACGACGGCGCTTATCGCTGCTAATATTGATGCACCTGAACGTATCATTGATCTTGGTACGGGTACAGGACTGCTTTCGGAACATTGGTACAGACATTTTTCTGGAGCAGAGTATATACTTACAGATATCGCAGAGGATATGCTTGAAGTGGCAAAGTGCAGGTTCAGCGGGCTTGAGGGCTTTTCGTATAAGGTTGCTGACTACCTGAAAGGTCTGCCTGATGTTTCTGCGGATACAGTTATATCAACGCTTTCCATACATCATCTGGAAGATGATGAAAAGCAGGTATTGTTCGGCAATATATACAATGCACTGCCCGATGGCGGTCTGTTTGTGAATTACGATCAGTTCTGTGCAGTTGATGACAGACTCAGCCGCTGGTATGACCGCTTCTGGGAAGGTCAGCTGTATAACTCCGGTCTGACGGACAAGGATATCGCACTATGGCAGGCGCGCAGAAAGCTCGATCGGGAATGCTCAGTCGAGCAGGAGATAAATATGCTGAGAAAAAGCGGTTTTTCTATGGTGGAATGTGTATATTCATATCATAAATTCGCTGTTATAGCGGCGTTAAAATAA